One genomic region from Proteus vulgaris encodes:
- a CDS encoding YadA-like family protein, with product MIKNKDFKVRLLVISLLSSPLSYANNTTLLGGNSKADGNESTAVGYNTWAHSDQSTAIGANAGAEGENATAIGHKSTAIGDNAMSLGSGAMAIGEGSLSIGSQAYSESKDSISIGKGTINNAENGVILGSGSRLSDNADNSVIIGSKSSGSASNAIILGDNSSNNRNNTLSIGSDKNQRQIINVAAGTENTDAVNVSQLRKEKDNILIEADKRINDNNTTIYNKIEQEKNTVIEATTQQINENNEVIQRDITKANEAVLKESELKAKTFAENAEKKSNQYTDNKINEHQANTVNYINEVKNEMYLYNEGKLSDVKTEAENYTNKKTDEIKKGAENYTDNKINNIKEVIEKNTNNRINESEKQIKEHTNNQFIEVENKGKEYTDFKVNEHDKKIVEHVNNIKDEVIFSTERKVNASEKNANSYTDIEISKIASGMEGLIGKNNEKLTKEHQSYVTQKGNEYINVANTIINERDESLKEYIEKSKHDSISIANEYTNNKFKNIFIDNDIALKNMDNKIDKADKRASAGIASVAAMANIPYVTNHTFSLGVGVGNYRDANAFATGAQYQITESAIIRVSASWNTEDRGVVGGGVSYGW from the coding sequence ATGATTAAAAATAAAGATTTCAAGGTAAGGTTATTAGTGATTTCATTATTATCATCACCTTTATCTTATGCAAATAATACAACCTTATTGGGTGGGAATAGTAAAGCCGATGGTAATGAATCTACGGCAGTTGGATATAATACGTGGGCGCATTCTGATCAATCAACGGCGATAGGTGCTAATGCAGGGGCTGAGGGTGAAAATGCAACCGCAATAGGTCATAAAAGTACAGCAATTGGTGATAATGCGATGTCATTGGGAAGTGGTGCAATGGCAATTGGTGAGGGTTCTCTTTCTATTGGTTCTCAGGCTTATAGTGAAAGTAAGGATTCAATTAGTATAGGGAAAGGGACAATCAATAATGCTGAGAATGGTGTTATTTTAGGTAGTGGTAGTCGCCTTTCTGATAATGCAGATAATTCAGTGATTATTGGTAGTAAGTCTTCAGGATCAGCAAGTAATGCGATTATATTAGGTGATAATAGCAGTAATAATCGTAATAATACATTATCAATCGGTAGTGATAAAAATCAGCGACAAATTATTAATGTTGCAGCGGGTACAGAAAATACAGACGCCGTTAATGTTTCTCAATTAAGAAAAGAAAAAGATAATATTCTTATTGAGGCAGATAAGCGTATTAATGACAATAATACCACTATTTATAATAAAATTGAGCAAGAAAAAAATACGGTTATTGAAGCAACAACTCAACAGATAAATGAAAATAATGAGGTAATACAAAGAGATATCACAAAGGCAAATGAAGCAGTCTTAAAAGAGAGTGAGTTGAAGGCAAAAACATTCGCAGAAAATGCAGAAAAAAAATCAAACCAATATACTGATAATAAAATCAATGAACATCAGGCTAATACTGTTAATTATATCAATGAAGTTAAAAATGAAATGTATCTTTATAATGAAGGAAAGTTATCTGATGTAAAAACAGAGGCTGAAAATTATACAAATAAAAAGACAGATGAAATAAAAAAAGGTGCGGAAAATTATACTGATAATAAAATAAATAATATTAAGGAAGTAATAGAGAAAAACACAAATAATAGGATCAATGAGTCTGAAAAACAGATCAAAGAACACACAAATAATCAATTTATTGAAGTTGAAAATAAAGGTAAAGAATACACTGACTTTAAAGTGAATGAACATGATAAGAAAATAGTTGAACATGTTAATAATATTAAAGATGAAGTTATTTTTTCAACAGAGCGAAAGGTTAACGCATCAGAAAAAAATGCCAATAGTTATACCGATATTGAGATTAGTAAAATAGCATCGGGTATGGAAGGGCTTATTGGAAAAAATAATGAGAAATTAACCAAAGAACATCAAAGCTATGTTACTCAAAAAGGGAATGAGTATATAAATGTGGCCAACACGATAATTAATGAGAGAGATGAATCGCTGAAGGAATATATTGAAAAATCAAAACACGATTCTATCTCTATCGCAAATGAATATACCAATAATAAGTTTAAGAATATCTTTATTGATAATGATATTGCACTTAAGAATATGGATAATAAAATCGATAAAGCAGATAAAAGAGCAAGTGCTGGGATTGCTTCTGTCGCAGCGATGGCTAATATTCCTTACGTGACTAATCACACATTTAGTTTAGGTGTCGGAGTGGGTAATTATCGCGATGCTAATGCATTTGCAACGGGTGCTCAGTATCAAATAACAGAAAGCGCCATTATTCGTGTTTCAGCTTCATGGAATACAGAAGATCGCGGTGTTGTTGGCGGCGGTGTTTCTTATGGTTGGTAA
- a CDS encoding CatB-related O-acetyltransferase, protein MKNKHWSRVEYLHETVKNKNIIIKGQHSYYSDCWDDGFETSVVRYLYGDEVSLQWEPLWEIDKLYIGDYVCIGAQAVILMGGNHTHRMDWFSLYPFMDKIEEAYIGKGDTHIHDGAWIGMRAMIMPGVTIGEGAIVAANSVVSKNVEPYSIVGGTPAQHLKYRFEPKVIEQLLSLKIYQWSEKKFEALRPLLCQSSIDKLLIAEAQFIE, encoded by the coding sequence ATGAAAAATAAACATTGGTCGCGTGTAGAATATCTGCACGAAACAGTTAAAAATAAAAATATTATCATCAAAGGGCAACACAGTTATTACAGTGATTGTTGGGATGATGGTTTTGAAACTTCAGTTGTCCGTTATCTATATGGTGACGAGGTTAGCCTGCAATGGGAACCATTGTGGGAAATTGATAAGTTATATATTGGCGATTATGTCTGTATTGGTGCGCAAGCGGTGATATTAATGGGCGGCAACCATACTCACCGTATGGATTGGTTTTCACTTTATCCTTTTATGGACAAGATTGAGGAAGCCTATATTGGTAAAGGTGATACCCATATTCATGATGGTGCATGGATAGGAATGCGTGCAATGATAATGCCTGGCGTGACGATTGGTGAAGGCGCTATTGTTGCGGCGAATAGTGTTGTTTCCAAAAATGTTGAACCTTATAGCATTGTGGGCGGAACACCTGCGCAACACCTTAAATATCGTTTTGAGCCTAAAGTTATTGAGCAACTTTTATCTTTAAAGATTTACCAATGGTCAGAAAAGAAATTTGAAGCACTCAGACCTCTTTTATGCCAATCATCAATTGATAAATTATTAATTGCAGAAGCACAATTTATTGAATAA
- a CDS encoding NADH:flavin oxidoreductase/NADH oxidase, protein MSLLFSPKKLGPHQLDNRIIVAPMCQYSAQEGYPTAWHTMHYGQLALSGASLVIVEATAVEPRGRISYKDLGIWSDQHGNELKKLVDNVKQYSSAKIGIQIAHAGRKASTDLPWNGGASLAPDSPNGWQKVAPSEIPFGKNHQPHALAVDEIEEIKQAFVDAAKRAESAGFDVIEIHGAHGYLLHEFLSPLSNHRTDQYGGDFNNRSRLLVDVFVAVKNAVSDNVCVGIRISATDWVEGGWDLESTIALTQHLEELGCHYIHVSSGGLSEKQEIKLGPNYQVPFAQAIYNETQLPVITVGLITEPEQAEAILLTEQADFIALGRGILYDPRWPWHAAEKLKQTIKVAPQYLRCAPHGSKDFFK, encoded by the coding sequence ATGAGTTTGTTGTTCTCCCCTAAAAAATTAGGCCCCCATCAGTTAGATAACCGTATTATTGTTGCACCTATGTGTCAATATTCAGCACAAGAGGGTTACCCAACCGCATGGCACACTATGCATTACGGACAGCTAGCACTATCTGGTGCTTCGTTAGTGATTGTTGAAGCAACAGCGGTTGAGCCTAGAGGTCGTATTAGTTATAAAGATTTAGGTATTTGGTCTGACCAACATGGTAATGAACTAAAAAAGTTGGTTGATAATGTTAAGCAGTATTCATCTGCAAAAATCGGTATACAGATTGCACATGCCGGACGTAAGGCATCGACTGATTTACCTTGGAATGGTGGGGCATCATTAGCGCCAGATTCTCCTAATGGATGGCAAAAAGTCGCGCCTTCAGAAATACCTTTTGGAAAGAATCATCAACCTCATGCGCTGGCTGTCGATGAAATTGAAGAGATAAAACAAGCTTTTGTTGATGCTGCTAAAAGGGCTGAGTCAGCAGGATTTGACGTTATTGAGATCCACGGTGCTCATGGATATTTATTGCACGAATTCCTATCTCCATTATCTAATCACAGAACGGATCAATACGGTGGTGATTTTAATAATCGTAGTCGGTTATTAGTGGATGTCTTTGTTGCAGTGAAAAATGCAGTTTCTGATAATGTCTGTGTTGGTATCAGAATTTCCGCAACAGATTGGGTTGAAGGTGGTTGGGACTTAGAAAGTACGATTGCTTTAACTCAGCATCTTGAAGAGTTAGGTTGCCATTATATTCATGTTTCTTCTGGTGGATTATCAGAAAAGCAAGAAATTAAACTAGGCCCTAATTACCAAGTACCATTTGCTCAAGCAATTTATAATGAAACACAACTGCCAGTTATTACAGTTGGTCTTATTACCGAGCCAGAACAAGCAGAAGCCATTTTACTGACAGAGCAGGCTGATTTTATCGCTTTAGGCAGAGGTATTCTTTATGATCCTCGCTGGCCTTGGCATGCGGCGGAAAAACTCAAACAAACCATAAAAGTAGCACCTCAATATTTACGTTGTGCGCCTCATGGTAGTAAAGACTTTTTTAAATAA
- a CDS encoding DUF2798 domain-containing protein has product MSFQDKNYFLGIPKLPTRAMIFLVPFFLSFIMSGIVAFISTVKSLGMGMHVISPWLTSWGISWMIAFPTVLFVLPIARRFSLLLVKPAKSND; this is encoded by the coding sequence ATGTCTTTTCAGGACAAAAATTACTTTTTAGGTATTCCTAAACTTCCTACTCGAGCAATGATTTTTCTTGTTCCCTTTTTCCTTTCTTTTATTATGTCAGGTATTGTTGCATTTATTAGTACCGTCAAATCGCTAGGAATGGGAATGCATGTTATCTCCCCGTGGTTAACTTCTTGGGGGATCTCTTGGATGATTGCCTTTCCTACGGTTTTATTTGTCTTGCCAATCGCAAGACGTTTTTCACTATTATTGGTGAAACCTGCCAAATCTAATGATTAA
- a CDS encoding DUF5713 family protein, with protein MIKNKVLAEHYFLKEMDNDNYYPTHLVKKGQELLKALCLKIEATSPKNLAELYILTQETTDQFNELAEEFYEEDSEIETVARECIAEDFGVIADEYGFEDADIEELIATRDW; from the coding sequence ATGATTAAAAATAAAGTACTAGCAGAGCATTATTTTTTAAAAGAAATGGACAATGATAATTATTATCCAACACATCTTGTGAAGAAAGGGCAAGAGTTATTAAAAGCACTTTGTTTAAAAATAGAAGCAACTTCACCTAAAAATTTGGCAGAACTTTATATTCTCACGCAAGAAACCACGGATCAATTTAATGAGCTAGCTGAAGAGTTTTATGAAGAAGATAGCGAGATCGAAACAGTAGCAAGAGAGTGTATTGCTGAAGATTTTGGCGTTATCGCTGATGAATATGGCTTTGAAGATGCTGATATAGAAGAATTAATTGCAACAAGAGATTGGTAG
- a CDS encoding response regulator transcription factor, whose amino-acid sequence MNILLVEDDLQLGKALCRGLEIAGFQPCWVRLLADARVQLSQRPFDLMLLDLGLPDGDGQDELIALRKSGEKIPIIILTARTQIDNLVQTLDSGADDFLPKPFAMPELISRVKAVSRRMAGFSSQIWSIGDLQLNPANHQVTLNDELLLLSGKEYQLLYELMRNTDNVVRKSELEQRLFGLDDKIESNSLEVHMHNLRRKIGKERIITVRGVGYLLKKEAN is encoded by the coding sequence ATGAATATTTTATTAGTTGAAGACGACTTACAACTTGGTAAAGCGCTTTGTCGCGGGCTTGAAATTGCAGGTTTTCAACCATGTTGGGTCAGATTACTTGCGGATGCTCGTGTTCAATTAAGCCAGCGCCCTTTTGATTTAATGCTATTAGATTTAGGTCTACCTGATGGTGACGGGCAAGACGAACTGATCGCACTTAGAAAAAGTGGTGAGAAAATTCCAATTATCATTTTAACTGCCCGCACACAAATTGATAATTTAGTACAAACTTTAGATTCAGGTGCAGATGATTTTTTACCAAAGCCTTTTGCTATGCCTGAACTTATTTCTCGTGTAAAAGCGGTTAGCCGTAGAATGGCTGGTTTTTCTTCACAAATATGGTCTATTGGCGATTTACAACTTAATCCAGCAAACCATCAAGTCACGTTAAATGACGAATTACTTTTATTATCAGGTAAAGAATACCAACTCTTATATGAATTAATGCGTAATACTGACAATGTGGTGCGTAAATCAGAGCTGGAACAACGTCTATTTGGTTTAGACGATAAAATTGAAAGTAATTCTCTTGAAGTACATATGCATAATTTACGGAGAAAAATAGGCAAAGAGCGCATTATCACGGTTCGTGGCGTGGGTTATTTATTAAAAAAAGAAGCTAATTAA
- a CDS encoding ATP-binding protein — translation MKIRSFFIYTIVLQIISIVMLWGVWLAWIQFDYLADFEKIYNKQQEIIAEGFANTLEIVSDQPEVLKEVAHNLQGMYIDAMLNGEDDELQYLPWFIALDANNTLIYTNRPELPIPTRVLSLASERVSVAGEKWILSFSWGEKHKIKVFIGESVEDRGHVIGNPVEGTFVPFLFILATVIFAILITAYFSLRPLRQAAELISNRKPRNLTPINVGQQFKEIRPIFKELNQLMARIDAANIREKQFMADAAHELRTPIAAVIAQLHLLSLVDDQQEREEIIDDMKQSLDRAAALSHQLIDLARLECDDFPLKIESLDIYNVIGNAIAQRVPYAITKNIELSLNEGHALTLKTDKQALLSIFNNLLDNAIKYCPKGSQVEVTIENRYAEGVHVIVRDNGPGVAKEHINVLFSRFYRVPGSNETGSGLGLSIAQNLANKIQASLIVTEGLNNKGIGFIIVLPLEAKSSDSD, via the coding sequence ATGAAGATCCGCTCCTTCTTTATTTACACCATTGTCCTTCAGATTATCTCCATAGTTATGCTTTGGGGCGTTTGGTTAGCTTGGATACAATTTGATTATCTTGCTGATTTCGAAAAAATTTATAATAAACAGCAAGAAATTATTGCTGAGGGTTTTGCTAATACCTTAGAAATTGTTTCTGATCAGCCAGAAGTTCTTAAAGAAGTTGCTCATAACTTACAAGGTATGTATATCGATGCCATGCTTAATGGTGAAGATGATGAATTACAATATCTGCCGTGGTTTATTGCCTTAGATGCAAATAACACCCTGATTTATACTAACCGCCCTGAGTTGCCTATTCCTACAAGAGTGCTTTCATTAGCCTCAGAAAGAGTATCTGTGGCAGGTGAAAAATGGATACTCTCTTTTAGTTGGGGTGAGAAACATAAAATAAAAGTCTTTATTGGTGAGTCGGTTGAAGATAGGGGCCATGTTATTGGTAACCCTGTTGAAGGCACCTTTGTTCCTTTCCTATTTATTCTTGCGACTGTTATTTTTGCAATCTTAATTACTGCTTATTTTAGTTTACGACCACTAAGACAAGCTGCAGAGCTTATCTCTAATCGTAAACCTCGTAATTTAACGCCGATTAATGTGGGCCAGCAATTTAAAGAAATTCGCCCTATCTTTAAAGAATTAAACCAATTAATGGCAAGAATTGATGCTGCTAATATTCGTGAAAAACAATTTATGGCGGATGCCGCCCATGAATTAAGAACACCAATAGCCGCTGTTATTGCTCAATTACACCTGCTCTCTTTAGTCGATGATCAACAAGAGCGTGAAGAAATTATTGATGATATGAAACAATCTCTTGATAGAGCGGCGGCTCTTTCTCATCAATTAATTGATTTGGCGCGATTAGAATGTGACGATTTTCCATTAAAAATAGAATCTCTTGATATCTATAACGTTATTGGAAATGCAATAGCACAACGTGTTCCTTATGCAATTACTAAAAATATTGAGCTATCACTTAATGAAGGCCACGCTTTAACGCTTAAAACTGATAAACAGGCTTTACTCTCTATATTTAATAATCTGCTTGATAATGCCATCAAATATTGCCCCAAAGGTAGCCAAGTTGAGGTAACTATTGAGAATCGATACGCGGAAGGAGTTCATGTTATCGTGCGTGATAATGGCCCAGGTGTTGCAAAAGAACATATCAATGTTCTATTTTCACGTTTTTACCGTGTTCCTGGCTCTAACGAAACAGGGAGTGGATTAGGTCTCTCTATTGCACAAAATCTCGCTAATAAAATTCAAGCATCGTTAATAGTTACTGAAGGGCTAAATAATAAAGGAATTGGTTTTATTATTGTTCTGCCTTTAGAGGCTAAATCATCAGACAGCGATTAA
- a CDS encoding AzlD domain-containing protein, with product MMSTASIITGIIILAVGTYAMRLSGILLNNKAGVSERVKEILSLSAIVILFSVAMTSTFFDGDQLADISKIIGVGVAGILTWQKKPFIIIVLSAAIVTAGLRWLINLWG from the coding sequence ATAATGTCCACGGCATCTATTATTACAGGAATTATTATTCTTGCTGTTGGTACATACGCTATGCGTCTTTCCGGCATATTACTCAATAATAAAGCGGGTGTATCAGAGAGAGTGAAAGAGATCCTCTCATTATCGGCGATTGTTATTCTGTTTTCAGTGGCGATGACATCGACATTTTTTGATGGTGACCAACTTGCTGATATCTCAAAAATTATTGGGGTTGGTGTGGCGGGCATACTTACTTGGCAGAAAAAACCTTTTATTATAATTGTGCTTAGTGCCGCAATAGTGACGGCAGGTTTACGTTGGTTAATTAATCTTTGGGGATAA
- a CDS encoding AzlC family ABC transporter permease encodes MQINSRLDNNVLRDIVLVSLADGIVGISYGALAHTQGFDFWVPLVLSIFVLAGASEFLFIGVVAMGGSAIYAALAGLMVNARHIPFSMAVKDLPGKGLKSLLGFHILNDESVVFGLSQRTAEQNKLAFWACGLGILFVWPLGTMLGVYLGSFIVDIKMLGLDAMFPAIILALSLPALKNKLTRHAAIIGSILALATTLFLPVGIPVLLSLLGVLFVIRKI; translated from the coding sequence ATGCAAATTAACAGTCGTCTTGATAATAACGTACTTAGAGATATTGTGCTTGTTTCATTAGCAGATGGCATCGTTGGTATCTCTTATGGTGCTTTAGCTCATACCCAAGGTTTTGATTTTTGGGTGCCATTGGTGTTATCCATTTTTGTTTTAGCGGGCGCTTCTGAATTTCTTTTTATTGGCGTTGTGGCGATGGGAGGAAGTGCAATATATGCTGCTCTTGCTGGATTAATGGTCAATGCACGACATATTCCCTTTAGTATGGCAGTAAAGGATTTACCGGGAAAAGGACTTAAATCATTATTAGGTTTTCATATATTAAATGATGAAAGTGTTGTATTTGGTTTATCTCAACGTACTGCTGAACAAAATAAATTAGCGTTTTGGGCTTGTGGGTTGGGTATTCTATTTGTTTGGCCTTTAGGAACCATGCTTGGGGTTTATTTAGGGTCATTTATTGTAGATATAAAGATGTTAGGGCTAGATGCGATGTTTCCAGCCATCATTCTCGCATTAAGTTTACCCGCATTAAAAAATAAACTAACACGCCATGCAGCAATAATAGGGAGTATTCTTGCACTCGCAACCACATTATTCCTCCCTGTTGGGATCCCCGTTTTATTATCGTTATTAGGCGTATTGTTTGTGATAAGGAAAATATAA
- a CDS encoding helix-turn-helix domain-containing protein, with product MSSPCAPIEIISQALARERKKAGLSLAEIARRAGVAKSTLSQLEAGQGNPSIETLWAICVALNIPFSQLISAPQPEVKVIRKGDGFKISAEKAYYHAFLLSSCPVGAKRDIYTVIAQPGKDRVSDPHSKNVTEHIIIISGSAMVGTLDDQQELQPGDYICYPGDVTHVLRALEPDTTAVMIIEHQN from the coding sequence ATGTCATCGCCTTGTGCGCCTATTGAAATTATTTCTCAAGCACTAGCTAGAGAAAGAAAAAAAGCGGGTCTTTCACTTGCTGAAATAGCAAGACGAGCAGGTGTTGCAAAATCAACATTATCTCAATTAGAAGCAGGACAAGGAAATCCAAGTATTGAAACACTTTGGGCAATTTGTGTTGCGTTAAACATCCCTTTTTCTCAACTTATTTCAGCGCCACAGCCTGAAGTGAAGGTAATACGTAAAGGTGATGGCTTTAAAATTAGCGCAGAAAAAGCCTATTACCATGCTTTTTTACTTTCTTCCTGCCCAGTGGGTGCAAAACGCGATATATACACAGTAATCGCACAGCCGGGAAAAGATAGAGTTTCAGATCCCCACAGTAAGAATGTCACTGAACATATTATTATTATCAGTGGTAGTGCAATGGTGGGCACTTTAGATGATCAGCAAGAATTACAACCCGGTGATTATATTTGCTATCCCGGTGATGTTACTCATGTATTACGCGCTTTAGAACCTGACACAACTGCCGTCATGATTATTGAACATCAGAATTAA
- a CDS encoding D-amino-acid transaminase, producing the protein MPDIVYLDSHFVPKEQAKISVFDRGFLFADAVYEVTAVIDGQLIDFNGHFQRLQRSCKELALSLPITKEQLIDVHHQLIEKNNLHEGLIYLQITRGTDSSRFFDFPASSVPSTIVAFVQHSTVINHPNAKKGISVVSVEDIRWQRCDIKTVALLAACLAKHHAHQQGADDAILIKDGYITEGSSSNFFIVNHDNEIITRPLSQNILPGITRQAIIQLAQEEGLKITERLFTLDEAKKAKEAFISSATTLIWPVVSIDNEDINQGEVGHLSQRLREIYLDKALKK; encoded by the coding sequence ATGCCTGATATCGTGTATTTAGACAGTCACTTTGTACCTAAAGAGCAGGCTAAAATATCTGTTTTTGACCGTGGTTTTTTATTTGCAGATGCCGTTTATGAAGTTACTGCTGTTATCGATGGTCAGCTCATTGACTTTAATGGACATTTTCAACGATTGCAGCGTTCATGCAAAGAATTAGCTCTATCGCTTCCTATTACCAAAGAGCAGCTAATTGATGTTCATCATCAACTTATCGAAAAGAATAACCTTCATGAAGGGCTTATTTATTTACAAATAACACGAGGTACTGATTCCTCTCGTTTTTTTGATTTTCCGGCTTCATCTGTTCCTTCGACAATAGTTGCTTTTGTTCAGCACTCCACAGTTATTAACCATCCTAATGCAAAAAAAGGTATTTCAGTAGTGAGTGTTGAAGATATTCGCTGGCAACGTTGTGATATTAAAACCGTGGCATTATTAGCAGCATGTTTAGCAAAACACCATGCACATCAACAAGGTGCTGATGATGCTATTTTAATTAAAGATGGCTATATAACAGAAGGGAGTTCAAGTAATTTCTTTATTGTTAATCACGATAATGAAATTATTACACGGCCACTGAGTCAGAATATTTTACCCGGTATTACGCGCCAAGCGATTATTCAATTAGCGCAAGAAGAAGGGCTTAAAATAACAGAACGTCTATTTACGCTTGATGAAGCGAAAAAAGCAAAAGAAGCTTTTATTAGTTCAGCAACCACATTAATTTGGCCGGTTGTTTCAATCGATAATGAAGATATAAATCAGGGAGAAGTTGGGCATTTATCTCAACGGCTACGAGAGATCTATCTTGATAAAGCACTTAAGAAGTAA
- a CDS encoding HdeD family acid-resistance protein: protein MLDINKNNLSQLTEKLVKKQCTLMTVIATLGFIAGFICIINPLSSGIVISVLLGVVFFACAISSFIGGFNAQVSSGWSMLITLLTGFIYLLLGYIFVTDPLKGMLSLAFFIGFLFIFAGILRLNIGFKQIKENFYGWFNILIGFLDLVIAYFLLAFGPEASVALVMALIGIQLILSSITILSITSAIKRMTH, encoded by the coding sequence ATGTTAGATATTAATAAAAACAATTTATCTCAGCTAACAGAGAAACTGGTTAAAAAACAATGTACTTTAATGACTGTTATTGCCACATTAGGTTTCATTGCAGGTTTTATCTGTATTATTAATCCACTTTCTTCTGGCATTGTTATCAGTGTATTACTTGGTGTTGTATTTTTTGCCTGTGCGATATCCAGCTTTATTGGTGGTTTTAATGCTCAAGTCTCTTCTGGTTGGTCAATGTTGATCACGTTATTAACGGGTTTTATTTATCTTCTGCTTGGCTACATCTTTGTCACCGACCCACTAAAAGGTATGCTTAGCCTCGCCTTTTTTATCGGTTTTTTATTTATTTTTGCGGGGATACTGCGCCTAAATATAGGTTTTAAACAGATCAAAGAGAATTTTTATGGTTGGTTTAATATCTTGATTGGATTTTTAGATTTAGTGATTGCCTATTTCTTGCTTGCTTTTGGCCCTGAAGCCTCAGTGGCATTAGTGATGGCATTGATTGGTATACAACTTATTTTAAGTTCTATCACAATATTATCGATAACCAGTGCAATAAAAAGAATGACCCATTAA
- a CDS encoding mechanosensitive ion channel family protein, with product MQQQLLTWIRQFNEEYAQVASLLLVLAIIFLVAIILHFILHKLVLPRISKAITQYDQKWQLSLEINKLFSRFAFLIQGVVVNIQALVWMGSGKTQEILTTSAQAWCLIFGLLMLFSIMDLCMQIMRNSSSLGRLPLKGIFQSLKLAASVLIGIMIISLLIGKSPLILLSGLGAMTAVLMLVFKDPIMGLVAGIQLSANNMISLGDWLEMPKYGADGAVIDISLTTVKVRNWDNTVTTIPTYSLISDSFKNWQAMTKSGGRRIKRSLALDINSIHFLDKKQLDDLEKAHLLAPYIKNKESEINQFNATLSNECQTPLNQRGMTNIGTFRAYVEAYLKNHPNVHKQMTIMVRQLAPTSDGLPIEIYAFTNTTVWVQYEAIQSDIFDHIFAILPQFGLRVHQSPTGNDVRALRFPAENNPQ from the coding sequence ATGCAGCAGCAACTGCTTACATGGATACGTCAATTCAATGAGGAGTATGCCCAAGTCGCTTCTCTCCTACTCGTTTTAGCCATTATTTTCCTTGTCGCAATCATTCTCCATTTTATTTTGCACAAGTTAGTCTTGCCTAGAATTTCTAAAGCAATAACTCAGTACGATCAGAAATGGCAACTCTCTTTAGAAATAAATAAACTATTTAGTCGTTTTGCTTTTTTAATCCAAGGCGTTGTTGTTAATATCCAAGCGCTGGTGTGGATGGGATCAGGTAAAACACAAGAAATTCTCACCACCAGCGCCCAAGCGTGGTGTTTAATTTTCGGCTTGTTGATGCTTTTCTCTATTATGGATCTCTGTATGCAGATCATGAGAAATTCATCCTCATTGGGTCGATTACCCTTAAAAGGTATTTTTCAAAGCTTAAAACTCGCCGCCTCTGTACTGATTGGGATAATGATTATTTCCCTACTTATTGGCAAATCACCACTTATTTTACTCAGTGGTTTAGGTGCCATGACGGCTGTATTAATGTTGGTGTTTAAAGATCCTATTATGGGATTAGTCGCCGGTATTCAACTATCAGCAAACAATATGATAAGCCTTGGTGATTGGCTAGAAATGCCTAAATATGGCGCTGATGGTGCTGTCATTGATATTAGTTTAACAACCGTTAAAGTGCGTAATTGGGATAATACTGTCACCACTATTCCAACTTATTCTCTGATTTCAGATTCCTTTAAAAATTGGCAAGCAATGACAAAATCTGGAGGACGTCGTATTAAGCGAAGTCTTGCTCTTGATATTAATAGCATCCACTTTTTAGATAAAAAACAACTTGATGATCTAGAAAAAGCTCACTTATTAGCGCCTTATATCAAAAATAAGGAAAGCGAAATTAATCAATTCAATGCAACTTTGAGCAATGAATGTCAAACGCCATTAAACCAACGTGGCATGACCAATATTGGAACCTTCCGTGCGTATGTTGAAGCCTATTTAAAAAACCATCCTAACGTTCATAAGCAAATGACGATTATGGTAAGACAATTAGCGCCTACCTCGGATGGGCTTCCTATTGAAATTTATGCTTTTACTAACACCACTGTCTGGGTTCAATACGAGGCGATTCAATCAGATATATTTGATCATATCTTTGCTATTTTGCCTCAATTTGGCTTACGAGTTCATCAATCTCCAACTGGAAATGATGTAAGAGCACTCAGATTTCCTGCCGAAAATAATCCGCAATAA